The Candidatus Tanganyikabacteria bacterium DNA window TGGCCCATCTTCAGGACCCGTTCCCCGGTCGCACGCCCGGTGGCGTCGTTCATGAAGCCATGGCCCGGCAGCCGCGGCGCGTAGACGTGGTACCCGGCCTTGTTGAACCTGGCCGCCATCTCGCCGTACTGCCACGGGCCGGCCGTGTAGCCGTGGAACATCACGACCGTTCCCTTGGCCTTGCCGCCGCGGAACGGCAGGAAGAAGGCACCGTAGTTCTTCCGCAGGCGCAGGCCGGCGGAATCGGCCGCGCCCTGCAGGGCCTTGTCGGCCTCCACGCGACCCAGCAGGCGCATGATCCCCTGGCGCACGACCAGGCTGTCGGACCCGGGTCCCCCCGCGCGGCGCGAGAGTTGCCGGCCGGCGCGCCGGCGGATGCCGCCCGCCAGGGCCTTTGGGCTCGCGTCCGCGACGATGCGCCCGATCATGAATCCTCTCCTCCGGCTACCTTGCCAGGAGGGTTATCGCCGAATTCTGGCCCTCCCTTGCCGGATCTTCAGCTCTTGTTTACCTGGTTTCTACTCGCGAGCGACCAGCAGGGTGACGGTGAAGGTCGTACCGGTGTTCTCGCTGCTGGTAGCGGTGATCTCCCCGCCCATCTCCGCGAGCAGGCGCTGCGCGAGGAACAGGCCGATTCCCGAGTCCGTGCCGTTCCGGCCGGGGCCTCCGGAGGCGCTGTCCGCCCGGTCGAAGACCCGGGACAGTTCCGCCTCCGGAATCAACGTGCCGGAGTCCTTGACCTGGATGTCCACCTCGCGGCCGCCCGACCGCAGCCCGACGCCCACCGCGATCGCTCCCCCGCGCGATTGCAGGGCATTGCCCAGGAGGCAGCGCAAGACCTGCGCCAGGCGCCGCTTGTCGGTCCAGACGGGCGGCAGATCCTTGGGAACCGCCGCGAGGTGGGTGCGCGCCTGCGCGGTGGGCGCCGCCTCGATCATCTGCGCGAAGACGTGCTCCACGACGCGCCCGATGCGCCCCGCTTCCAGCGACACGCTGAGGGTGCCCGAGCTTGCGCCGGCGGCCTCGGCCTGGTCTTCGAGGGACGAACCAAGCCAGTCCGCGCCGTCCGTCCCCTGGCCTCCGTCGCGCCTTCCCGCCCCGCGCGGCGGGATGGCGTCGCCGCCGGCGGGTACCGCCACGGCTTGCCGCACCGTCGCCAGGGCGAGGGCGGCCTGACCGGCGAGGATTTCCACGATGTCCGAGCCCGCCGTGTCGAAGTCCGGCGGTTCCTCGCGAGCGGCCAGCACGAGCAGGCCGCGCGGGGGGGAACCGACTGGCGCGCAGTGGTAGAACCCGACCTGCTGCTCGTCGACCCAGCGCTTCTCGGCGTCGGTCATCTCCATGGCCTGGCCTCGGACCCAGGAGTGGGCCCGGCCCTGGGCGAGGGCCGCATGCGCGAAGGGGAAGCCGGCGCGGGGTACGTTCATGCCCTCGGGTAGGGGAGCGTAGCCACCCCGGGATGCGCTGGCCCGTACTTCCATGCCGGCCGGAACCTGGATGAAAAGGGCGCTGCAGTCGGTGCCGACCAGATCGACCGCCGCCTGCGTCACCTGCCGGCCGATCTCGCGCTCCGTACGAGCCGCCTGGAGGTTGCCACCCAGCGAGAGCAACGTGCGGAGGCGATCGACCGTCGCCGCGAGCGAGGCGGTGCGGGCTGCCACGGCGGCCTCCAGCGAGGCGATGCGCTTGCCTTCGCGCCACATCCAGAACTCTGCCAGGACGAAGCACACGAGGCCCAGCGCCCAAACAAGGCGCGCCGACCACGGGGAGGAGCCGCGAGGCGGCAGCTCCAATGCCAGCGTCCAGCCGAGGTCGGCTACCGCGACGGGCGCCCGGGTCTCGACCTGGCCGTAGGAGTTGGCCGACTGATACAGGAGCCGTCCGGAGCGCCCGAACACCCGGATGGCCACGCCGCTCCGCAGGTCCGGCGAGAGGGCGTCCGCGAGGATGTCGACCGGCTTGAGAATGCCGACGGCCAGGCCGGCCAGGCGCCCGTCCCGGTAAGCCGGATCGAACGCGAAGATGGCAGGGGCGCCGTCGGCCGTGCGCACCTCGTCGGAGGTCATGACGCGCCTTGCCTGCAGCGCGGCTTGCGCCACCTTCAGCAGGTCGGGGCCGAGCAAGGTCGCGCCGGTGCCCGGGGAGCCGGGCGCCGGTCGCGCCGCCCGCACCTCGAGGGAGTCATCCAGCCACAGCAGGGATTGGAAGCCCGTCACCCCCGCGGACAGGCGGCCGGCGAACGCGGGAAAGGCCTCGAGGGCCCGGTCCGGCGGCGTGGTCTCGAACAGCGCCGAGACGCTGCCGATGGCTGCGAAACGGCGCTCCAGGTAGCGTTCGAGGAGGCCGGTCACCTGGCGGATCATCTGGCCGCGCTCGGTCCGGGCCTCGGACTGCTGCTGGGCCTCGAGACCAGACACCAGGCCGAGTACCGCGGCCGGCCCGAGCAGGGCGACGGCCGCCATCGCCAGGCGAAACCGCACCGGGGACTCCATCGTGGTGCCGCATGATACAGGCGGGCTGGCCTCGAATGCGACC harbors:
- a CDS encoding HAMP domain-containing histidine kinase, coding for MRFRLAMAAVALLGPAAVLGLVSGLEAQQQSEARTERGQMIRQVTGLLERYLERRFAAIGSVSALFETTPPDRALEAFPAFAGRLSAGVTGFQSLLWLDDSLEVRAARPAPGSPGTGATLLGPDLLKVAQAALQARRVMTSDEVRTADGAPAIFAFDPAYRDGRLAGLAVGILKPVDILADALSPDLRSGVAIRVFGRSGRLLYQSANSYGQVETRAPVAVADLGWTLALELPPRGSSPWSARLVWALGLVCFVLAEFWMWREGKRIASLEAAVAARTASLAATVDRLRTLLSLGGNLQAARTEREIGRQVTQAAVDLVGTDCSALFIQVPAGMEVRASASRGGYAPLPEGMNVPRAGFPFAHAALAQGRAHSWVRGQAMEMTDAEKRWVDEQQVGFYHCAPVGSPPRGLLVLAAREEPPDFDTAGSDIVEILAGQAALALATVRQAVAVPAGGDAIPPRGAGRRDGGQGTDGADWLGSSLEDQAEAAGASSGTLSVSLEAGRIGRVVEHVFAQMIEAAPTAQARTHLAAVPKDLPPVWTDKRRLAQVLRCLLGNALQSRGGAIAVGVGLRSGGREVDIQVKDSGTLIPEAELSRVFDRADSASGGPGRNGTDSGIGLFLAQRLLAEMGGEITATSSENTGTTFTVTLLVARE